A window of the Candidatus Eremiobacteraceae bacterium genome harbors these coding sequences:
- a CDS encoding beta-ketoacyl-ACP synthase III: MNGYGVTIAGIGRYAPAGILSNADLEKLVDTNDEWILQRTGMKRRHIAAPEQATSDLAYPAALAALDAAGRSPRDIGCVIVATATPDYLFPATACLVATRLGIPGTPAFDISIACSGFIYGLTTAASLIRSGVFKSILLIGAETLSKIVDYTDRSTCVLFGDGAGAALLERADEDCFLGADLGADGADPTVLYLPGGGSRLPFNTNGKADRSAGFVQMQGQAVFKFAVNMMAQASRNALNRAGLTPHDVDFLVPHQANSRIIDATVKMLKLPPEKCITNIQEYGNTSSASIPLALCDAVLNGQIKDGNVVVFAAFGGGLSWGAVAWRWRGARVGALPPEFVAADRPAHFAIA; this comes from the coding sequence ATGAACGGGTACGGTGTGACCATTGCCGGCATCGGACGATACGCTCCGGCCGGCATTCTGAGCAACGCCGATCTCGAAAAGCTGGTCGACACCAACGACGAATGGATCTTACAGCGAACGGGCATGAAGCGCCGCCATATCGCTGCGCCCGAGCAAGCCACATCCGATCTCGCCTACCCCGCGGCGCTCGCCGCATTGGACGCGGCCGGGCGTTCGCCGCGCGACATCGGGTGCGTCATCGTCGCGACCGCTACGCCGGACTACTTGTTTCCCGCCACCGCGTGCCTCGTGGCGACGCGACTCGGGATCCCCGGCACGCCGGCATTCGACATATCGATCGCCTGCTCCGGATTCATCTACGGCCTGACCACCGCCGCATCGCTCATCCGCTCCGGCGTGTTCAAATCGATTTTGCTGATCGGCGCCGAAACGTTGTCGAAGATCGTCGATTATACGGATCGTTCGACGTGCGTCTTATTCGGCGACGGCGCCGGCGCAGCGCTGCTCGAGCGCGCTGACGAAGACTGTTTCCTCGGCGCCGATCTCGGCGCGGACGGAGCGGATCCCACGGTGCTGTATCTGCCGGGCGGCGGGAGCCGGCTGCCGTTCAACACCAATGGCAAAGCGGACCGGAGCGCGGGCTTCGTGCAGATGCAAGGTCAAGCGGTGTTCAAGTTCGCGGTCAACATGATGGCGCAAGCGTCGCGCAACGCCCTAAATCGCGCGGGCCTCACGCCGCACGACGTCGACTTCCTGGTGCCGCACCAGGCGAACTCCCGGATCATCGACGCCACTGTGAAAATGCTCAAACTGCCGCCCGAGAAGTGCATCACGAACATCCAAGAATACGGCAACACATCATCGGCGTCGATACCTCTCGCGCTGTGCGACGCGGTTCTCAACGGCCAGATAAAGGACGGAAATGTCGTGGTCTTCGCAGCGTTCGGCGGCGGGCTTTCGTGGGGCGCCGTGGCCTGGCGCTGGCGCGGCGCGCGCGTGGGCGCACTTCCGCCAGAGTTCGTCGCGGCCGACCGGCCCGCGCACTTCGCGATAGCGTAA
- the fabD gene encoding ACP S-malonyltransferase — protein MPTLGVVFPGQGSQAAQMGADVARQFPASRDCFERASAAVGYDMLALVSNGSDDQLRETRVSQPAIFTANLAIYRAVESLGFTPVVSAGHSFGEYCSLTIAGSLTFDDAVRLVNERGLAMGAAADLAAGSMAAIIGFDREKVEAVCAQARAASGARVDVANLNAPLQIVVSGDVAGVNAVCELAKTAGAKRVVILNVSGAWHSALMEPAVERFAIHVEAAHVSVPAFDVISNVDVAPYRSIDDIKRCLVASLCSRVRWHETAIALAAKKPDFIIECGAAPVLTPMLKRLPGAIADRILHVGDAAGVAAFSAAAEKLPA, from the coding sequence GTGCCCACGCTCGGCGTCGTCTTTCCAGGTCAGGGGTCGCAAGCGGCGCAGATGGGCGCGGACGTCGCGCGGCAATTTCCGGCATCGCGCGACTGTTTTGAGCGCGCATCGGCGGCCGTCGGCTACGACATGCTCGCCTTGGTCTCAAACGGCAGCGACGACCAGCTTCGCGAAACGCGCGTCAGCCAGCCGGCGATATTCACCGCGAATCTCGCCATCTACCGAGCCGTCGAATCGCTCGGCTTCACACCGGTGGTGTCCGCTGGGCATTCTTTCGGCGAGTATTGCTCGCTCACCATCGCCGGGTCTTTGACGTTCGACGACGCGGTGCGGCTCGTGAACGAACGTGGCTTGGCGATGGGCGCCGCAGCGGATCTCGCGGCCGGGTCGATGGCGGCGATCATCGGCTTCGATAGAGAAAAGGTGGAAGCCGTGTGCGCGCAAGCCAGAGCGGCGAGCGGTGCGCGGGTCGACGTCGCAAATCTCAACGCGCCGCTGCAGATCGTCGTTTCCGGCGACGTCGCCGGCGTCAACGCCGTATGCGAGTTGGCAAAGACGGCCGGCGCGAAGCGAGTCGTCATCCTCAATGTCTCGGGCGCGTGGCACAGCGCGCTCATGGAGCCGGCCGTCGAACGATTTGCGATCCACGTCGAAGCCGCCCACGTTTCAGTGCCGGCCTTCGACGTGATCAGCAACGTCGACGTCGCGCCATACCGCTCGATCGATGACATCAAGCGCTGCCTCGTCGCAAGTCTCTGTTCGCGCGTGCGATGGCACGAGACGGCGATCGCGTTGGCCGCGAAAAAGCCCGACTTCATCATCGAGTGCGGCGCGGCGCCCGTGCTCACGCCGATGTTGAAACGGCTGCCCGGCGCCATCGCGGATCGGATCCTTCACGTGGGCGATGCGGCTGGGGTCGCTGCTTTCTCCGCGGCGGCAGAAAAGCTGCCCGCCTGA
- the fabG gene encoding 3-oxoacyl-[acyl-carrier-protein] reductase: MHETGVLNGKIAVVTGAGTGIGRAIARTFANEGATLLLNGRRREPLEAVRKEIEEAGGTAHIHQGDVSSQADAQALVDAAKTTLGRLDVLVNNAGKSYDALILRMKWDALDEALAVNLKSVFYLCSAAGKVMLAQKSGAIVNVSSVVALGGNAGQSAYVAAKAGVLGLTKSLAQEFGSRGIRVNAIAPGFIETDMTSVLPEAVQTTYRSRIPLGRFGAAEEVARTALFLASDSASYITGQTLAVDGGLTMR, encoded by the coding sequence ATGCACGAGACGGGCGTCTTGAATGGCAAGATCGCGGTCGTGACGGGGGCCGGCACCGGAATCGGCAGGGCGATCGCGCGAACGTTTGCGAACGAAGGCGCCACGCTGCTGCTCAACGGCCGCAGGCGTGAGCCGCTCGAAGCCGTCCGCAAGGAAATTGAGGAAGCCGGAGGCACGGCCCACATCCATCAAGGCGACGTCTCTTCGCAGGCGGACGCGCAGGCGCTGGTGGACGCCGCGAAGACGACCCTCGGCCGTCTCGACGTGCTCGTCAACAACGCCGGCAAATCCTACGACGCGTTGATCTTGCGCATGAAATGGGATGCGTTGGACGAGGCGCTCGCGGTCAATCTGAAGAGCGTTTTTTACCTGTGTTCAGCGGCGGGAAAGGTCATGCTGGCGCAGAAAAGCGGCGCCATCGTCAACGTATCGTCGGTGGTCGCATTGGGCGGCAATGCGGGTCAAAGCGCGTATGTCGCGGCGAAGGCCGGGGTGCTGGGCCTGACGAAATCGCTGGCGCAGGAATTCGGCTCCCGCGGCATCCGCGTCAACGCGATCGCGCCAGGCTTTATCGAAACCGACATGACGTCGGTTTTGCCCGAAGCGGTCCAAACGACGTACAGGTCTCGCATACCGCTCGGGCGGTTTGGCGCGGCTGAGGAAGTCGCACGTACGGCACTGTTTCTGGCAAGCGATAGTGCGTCGTACATCACGGGACAAACGCTCGCGGTGGACGGCGGGCTGACCATGCGGTAA
- a CDS encoding acyl carrier protein — MSVFDKVKKCIVEQLGVDEEEVVMDASITDDLGADSLDQVELVMALETEFNLDIPDEAAEKIKTVGDAVRFIEEAGEKA, encoded by the coding sequence ATGTCCGTATTCGACAAAGTAAAAAAATGCATCGTCGAGCAGCTCGGCGTGGACGAAGAAGAAGTCGTCATGGATGCGTCGATCACCGACGATCTCGGCGCCGATTCGCTCGACCAGGTCGAACTCGTCATGGCGCTCGAGACCGAATTCAATCTCGATATCCCAGACGAGGCCGCCGAAAAGATCAAGACCGTCGGTGATGCCGTGCGCTTCATCGAAGAGGCCGGCGAAAAAGCTTGA
- the ffh gene encoding signal recognition particle protein gives MLQGLSDRLGAIFQRLRSRGKLTESDVSEVLREVRIALLEADVNLKVVKDFIASIRERAIGAEVLESLTPAQAVVKIVHDGLVEMMGGQMAPMRMQPTGSTVVMLVGLQGSGKTTQAAKLALYFKDQGRRPLLVACDVYRPAAITQLQVLGAQIDVPVFTAAEPHPVAIAKRALEEARRVGNGVVLLDTAGRLQIDDALMRELEEIRDTVHPSETLLVVDSMTGQEAVNVAVEFDRRLAITGTVLTKMDGDSRGGAALSIRAVTGKPVKFIGTGEKVTALEPFHPDRLVSRILGMGDVLTLIEKSQAVYDETKAKELAQKFRRQTFTLQDFLDQLRTVKKMGSLGDIAKMIPGLGKLVSANPIADTQVSRTEAIICSMTTLERADPKILNASRRRRIAKGCGLSVQDVNQLIKQFDASKQMMKQFGRMRRPPGMAN, from the coding sequence ATGCTGCAAGGGCTCTCCGATCGCCTCGGGGCGATCTTTCAACGGCTGCGTTCACGCGGAAAGCTGACCGAAAGCGACGTCTCGGAAGTGCTCCGGGAGGTCCGCATCGCGTTGCTCGAAGCCGACGTCAACCTCAAAGTCGTCAAGGATTTCATCGCTTCGATCCGCGAGCGGGCGATCGGCGCCGAAGTTCTGGAATCGCTGACGCCGGCGCAAGCCGTCGTCAAGATCGTGCACGACGGCCTGGTCGAGATGATGGGCGGGCAGATGGCGCCGATGCGGATGCAGCCGACCGGCTCCACCGTCGTCATGCTCGTCGGATTGCAAGGGAGCGGCAAAACGACGCAGGCGGCTAAGCTGGCCTTGTATTTCAAAGATCAGGGCCGGCGTCCGCTGCTCGTCGCGTGCGATGTCTACAGGCCGGCAGCGATCACGCAACTGCAGGTGCTTGGCGCTCAGATCGACGTTCCCGTCTTCACCGCCGCCGAACCGCACCCGGTCGCGATCGCAAAACGCGCCCTTGAGGAAGCGCGCCGCGTGGGCAACGGCGTCGTCCTACTGGATACCGCCGGCCGGTTGCAGATCGACGACGCGCTCATGCGCGAGTTGGAGGAGATCCGCGACACCGTACATCCGAGCGAAACGCTCCTCGTCGTCGACTCGATGACCGGTCAAGAAGCGGTCAACGTCGCGGTCGAATTCGACCGCCGTCTCGCGATCACGGGCACCGTGCTCACCAAAATGGACGGCGACAGCCGGGGCGGCGCGGCTCTGTCGATACGCGCCGTGACCGGCAAACCGGTGAAATTCATCGGGACGGGTGAGAAGGTGACGGCGCTCGAGCCATTCCACCCAGACCGGCTCGTGTCGCGCATCCTCGGCATGGGCGACGTGCTCACGCTTATCGAGAAAAGCCAAGCCGTCTACGACGAAACCAAAGCGAAGGAGCTCGCTCAGAAGTTCCGCCGCCAAACCTTCACGCTGCAAGATTTCCTCGACCAGCTCCGCACGGTGAAGAAGATGGGTTCGCTTGGAGATATCGCCAAGATGATCCCCGGACTCGGTAAGCTTGTATCCGCAAATCCCATCGCGGACACGCAGGTCTCGCGTACGGAAGCGATCATTTGCTCGATGACGACGCTGGAGCGCGCCGATCCCAAGATCCTCAACGCGAGCCGGCGCCGGCGCATCGCAAAGGGATGCGGCCTCTCGGTGCAAGATGTCAATCAGTTGATCAAACAGTTCGACGCATCCAAACAGATGATGAAACAGTTCGGCCGAATGCGCCGCCCGCCCGGAATGGCCAATTAG
- the rpsP gene encoding 30S ribosomal protein S16, with the protein MSVRIRLRRTGQKKQPSYRLVVADERSPRDGRFLEIVGHYNPRRDPIELVLDEEKIKKWLGTGAQPSDTVARLLADKGLYEKSKVRVRKARAKRDKKA; encoded by the coding sequence TTGTCAGTCCGCATCCGCCTCCGCCGCACGGGCCAGAAAAAACAGCCGTCGTACCGCCTCGTCGTAGCAGACGAACGTTCGCCGCGCGACGGGCGATTTCTGGAGATCGTCGGTCACTACAATCCGCGCAGAGATCCTATCGAGCTCGTTCTCGATGAAGAGAAGATAAAGAAGTGGCTCGGTACGGGAGCTCAGCCTTCCGACACGGTGGCACGGCTTCTCGCCGACAAGGGATTGTACGAGAAGAGCAAAGTGCGCGTGCGTAAGGCGCGCGCGAAACGCGACAAGAAGGCTTAG
- a CDS encoding KH domain-containing protein, whose protein sequence is MPDRPKDLIDYDDDEPAPVGPPPGLDVDDDDDFAPPAIGVDDDEAEPAGDDDAGNIRDGIGRAAAVLKFIVERIVDEPDQIAIAATEDDRGPVLLLRVAEDDRGKIIGRQGRIVHAIRTIVKAASVGSGEKVNVEILD, encoded by the coding sequence ATGCCCGACCGCCCGAAAGACCTCATTGACTACGACGATGACGAGCCTGCACCCGTCGGGCCGCCTCCCGGTTTGGATGTCGACGATGACGACGATTTCGCGCCGCCGGCGATCGGCGTCGATGACGATGAGGCTGAACCGGCCGGCGACGACGACGCGGGAAATATCCGCGACGGCATCGGACGGGCCGCCGCCGTATTGAAATTCATCGTCGAGCGTATCGTCGACGAACCGGATCAGATCGCGATCGCGGCCACGGAAGACGATCGCGGCCCCGTGCTGCTGCTGCGAGTCGCCGAAGACGACCGCGGGAAGATCATCGGCCGCCAAGGCCGCATCGTGCATGCGATCCGCACGATCGTCAAGGCAGCGTCGGTGGGCTCGGGCGAGAAAGTCAACGTCGAGATCCTCGACTAA
- the rimM gene encoding ribosome maturation factor RimM (Essential for efficient processing of 16S rRNA), translating into MPPDDSLVSLGRIAGAFGLRGEVKVQTNDPADFAAGLRLVARAPGGTEREMLIEAARIHKGDALLRFPGVSDATAADALRGVVVLARREYLRPLPPDTYRDADLIGLTVVDARLGELGLVESVRHYPGADMLVVGSALIPMLNAFDVRIDLAAKRIAVTLPAGFEEL; encoded by the coding sequence GTGCCGCCAGACGATTCGCTCGTATCGCTCGGACGGATCGCCGGCGCTTTCGGCCTTCGCGGCGAAGTGAAAGTGCAGACGAATGACCCAGCCGACTTCGCCGCCGGACTGCGTCTCGTGGCGCGCGCGCCCGGCGGCACCGAGCGCGAGATGCTGATCGAGGCGGCGCGCATACACAAAGGCGACGCGCTCTTACGCTTCCCCGGCGTTTCCGATGCTACCGCAGCGGACGCTCTCCGCGGCGTCGTGGTCCTCGCGCGCCGGGAATATCTCAGGCCGCTGCCGCCGGACACCTATCGCGACGCAGATCTCATCGGATTGACCGTGGTGGACGCGCGCCTCGGCGAACTCGGACTTGTGGAATCGGTGCGCCACTATCCCGGAGCGGACATGCTTGTCGTAGGCTCGGCGCTCATCCCGATGCTCAATGCTTTCGACGTTCGGATCGACCTCGCCGCAAAACGAATCGCCGTAACGCTACCTGCGGGCTTCGAAGAACTGTAA
- a CDS encoding alpha/beta hydrolase, producing the protein MARILYLHGSGHTAESFANQVLAFAGSEALALPGHPTGAPLDTVGELAVWLAGEVAARAGEPVVICGNSLGAAVALETALSHPARVAGVILIGGGARLRVGGQIFEMIDEDWPGCIDKLVDLSVDAGCPADLRRRLADMHRVAGQSTTRTDYAACNSFDVMDRVRGISLPTLIIVGANDQMTPPKYSTFLRESIAGSELVVIDGAGHLPHLEQPVAVNAAIAAWL; encoded by the coding sequence ATGGCTCGAATATTGTACCTCCACGGCTCCGGACATACGGCAGAGTCGTTTGCCAATCAAGTGCTTGCCTTTGCCGGTTCCGAAGCGCTTGCGCTGCCGGGCCATCCGACGGGAGCGCCCCTCGACACGGTCGGTGAGCTGGCGGTTTGGCTGGCCGGCGAGGTCGCGGCGCGGGCCGGCGAACCGGTGGTGATCTGCGGAAACTCACTAGGGGCTGCGGTGGCGCTCGAAACGGCTTTGTCGCATCCGGCCCGTGTCGCGGGCGTCATCCTCATCGGGGGCGGCGCGCGTTTGCGCGTGGGCGGACAGATCTTTGAGATGATCGACGAAGATTGGCCGGGATGCATCGACAAACTCGTCGATCTGTCGGTGGACGCCGGCTGTCCGGCCGATCTGCGCCGGCGGCTTGCCGATATGCATCGTGTCGCCGGACAAAGCACAACGCGCACCGACTATGCGGCGTGCAACTCGTTCGATGTGATGGATCGCGTGCGCGGCATTTCACTCCCGACGCTGATCATCGTCGGCGCGAACGACCAGATGACCCCGCCGAAATATTCAACGTTCTTGCGCGAGTCGATAGCCGGGAGTGAACTCGTCGTGATCGATGGCGCCGGACATCTGCCGCATCTGGAACAACCGGTCGCCGTCAACGCGGCGATCGCGGCCTGGTTGTAG
- a CDS encoding exonuclease domain-containing protein, with protein MAIHAWLPSPFEESLSKATLAVDAAGAALARRLAELESTDLWSCPFAVVDIETTGSVAGSDAMTEIAVVRVDQGKIVKRWRSFVNPQQPIPAFITQLTGITDEMVAGAPHVRDVLPAVLGHFGDAIVVGHNVRFDAGFIDFELRRHGFFGLTGPTLDTLALARRTIAEVANYKLGTLTRELGLDVERHHRALADATATAELLVHCIKRLEDAGVFTFGALQQYLRTRPIKRKRLPRARAFGEVNQIPVWTSVLTTELASVPSRPGVYLLKDAGGSVVYVGKSNCLRARIRSYATSAKPGGAKVRELRGVVASFDFMVTGSEFEALLLEAELVRAYDPPYNDRLRNFREFAFIKVAPGPRGHLCTTTKMSADGARYYGPYTSMPAARAAVEALQDALGLRACDADSAVPRTLPDGQYEALVDEAIAFIEGAADDVLLAIARRRDEAAARGKSEIAQREETRLDRLRRLRERHARLEFATGLSMLVLAPSSDPAEEACFLFNGGRLAAQVRLPRRLPNRDEARRLLGELLLEKYRPDEMDRSFARQEEIDQLFIVSTWFRRGREGLSFVPLPLSRPSTEDAVKWAAQVLDGDKISG; from the coding sequence ATGGCTATTCATGCGTGGCTGCCGTCGCCGTTTGAGGAGTCGCTCTCAAAGGCGACGTTGGCGGTCGACGCCGCCGGCGCTGCCCTCGCCCGGCGACTCGCAGAACTCGAATCGACTGATCTTTGGAGCTGCCCGTTTGCGGTCGTCGACATCGAGACCACGGGAAGCGTAGCCGGATCGGACGCGATGACCGAGATCGCAGTCGTGCGCGTGGATCAGGGAAAAATCGTCAAGCGCTGGCGATCGTTCGTGAACCCGCAGCAACCGATACCGGCATTCATCACGCAGCTCACGGGCATCACAGATGAGATGGTGGCCGGCGCACCGCACGTCCGCGACGTACTGCCGGCTGTCTTGGGCCACTTCGGCGACGCGATCGTCGTCGGGCACAACGTGCGATTCGATGCCGGGTTCATCGATTTCGAGTTGCGACGCCATGGTTTTTTCGGATTGACGGGTCCCACACTCGACACGCTCGCCCTCGCGCGCCGGACGATCGCCGAAGTGGCGAACTACAAGCTGGGCACGCTGACGAGGGAGCTCGGCCTCGATGTCGAGCGTCATCATCGCGCACTTGCCGATGCCACTGCCACGGCCGAACTGCTCGTGCACTGCATCAAGCGCCTTGAAGATGCGGGCGTCTTCACGTTCGGCGCGCTGCAGCAGTATCTGCGCACCCGCCCCATCAAACGCAAGCGGCTTCCTCGCGCGCGCGCGTTCGGCGAGGTCAATCAGATTCCGGTCTGGACGTCGGTCCTCACCACCGAATTGGCCTCCGTCCCTTCAAGGCCCGGCGTGTACTTGCTCAAGGATGCCGGCGGGAGCGTTGTCTACGTCGGAAAATCGAATTGCTTGCGGGCGCGCATCCGCTCGTACGCGACGAGCGCAAAACCGGGAGGCGCGAAGGTCCGCGAGCTGCGCGGCGTCGTCGCGTCGTTCGACTTCATGGTGACCGGGAGCGAGTTCGAAGCGCTGCTGCTCGAAGCGGAACTCGTGCGCGCGTACGATCCACCGTACAACGACAGGCTGCGCAACTTCCGCGAATTCGCGTTCATCAAAGTCGCGCCGGGACCGCGCGGGCACCTGTGCACAACGACGAAGATGTCTGCGGACGGCGCGCGCTATTACGGGCCGTACACAAGCATGCCTGCAGCGCGCGCGGCGGTCGAGGCCTTGCAGGACGCGCTTGGCCTGCGCGCGTGTGATGCCGATAGCGCAGTGCCGCGCACGCTTCCGGACGGCCAGTATGAAGCGTTGGTGGATGAGGCGATCGCGTTTATCGAGGGTGCCGCGGATGATGTGCTCTTGGCCATCGCCCGGCGTCGCGATGAGGCGGCCGCTCGGGGTAAGTCTGAGATCGCGCAGCGTGAGGAAACGCGGCTCGACCGCCTGCGCCGGCTGCGCGAACGGCATGCAAGATTGGAGTTCGCGACCGGACTATCGATGCTCGTGCTGGCTCCGTCGAGCGATCCGGCGGAGGAGGCATGCTTTCTCTTCAACGGGGGGCGGCTTGCGGCACAAGTTCGATTGCCACGACGGTTGCCGAACCGGGACGAAGCCCGGCGGCTGCTCGGAGAGCTTCTTTTGGAAAAATACCGGCCCGATGAAATGGACAGGTCATTCGCGCGCCAGGAAGAGATCGATCAGCTCTTCATCGTGTCCACGTGGTTCCGGCGCGGTCGCGAAGGCTTAAGTTTCGTGCCGTTGCCGCTCAGCCGGCCGAGCACAGAGGATGCCGTGAAGTGGGCCGCTCAAGTCTTGGACGGCGATAAAATCTCGGGATAA
- a CDS encoding fumarylacetoacetate hydrolase family protein: MKIARFRVGGADFDGVVDGDEAVASGFRKPLGEVTLLAPCRPSKIVCVGRNYADHASEMGNEPPKEPLLFFKPPSAVINPGDAIVYPRQSARVDFEGELGVVIGRRCRGTSRESALDYVLGYTIINDVTARDLQKSDGQWARAKGFDTFAPIGPWIVSELDWRDVRLTTRLNGAVRQDASTASMIFDIPVLIEYISAAFTLEPGDVIATGTPSGVGPMQIGDTVAVEIEGLGTLTNRVVAAS, from the coding sequence GTGAAAATCGCTCGCTTTCGCGTAGGCGGCGCGGACTTCGACGGCGTCGTCGACGGTGACGAAGCGGTGGCCTCCGGATTCCGCAAGCCCCTGGGCGAAGTGACGCTGCTCGCTCCTTGCCGGCCCTCGAAGATCGTCTGCGTCGGACGGAACTACGCCGATCATGCGAGCGAGATGGGGAACGAGCCGCCAAAAGAGCCGTTGCTGTTCTTCAAACCACCGTCGGCGGTGATCAACCCAGGCGACGCGATCGTCTATCCGCGGCAAAGCGCGCGCGTTGATTTTGAAGGCGAGCTCGGCGTCGTCATCGGCCGTCGTTGCCGCGGGACGTCGCGCGAGTCCGCACTCGACTACGTCCTTGGCTACACCATCATCAACGATGTCACCGCACGCGACCTTCAGAAATCCGACGGTCAGTGGGCGCGCGCAAAAGGTTTCGACACGTTCGCGCCGATCGGTCCATGGATCGTCTCGGAGCTTGACTGGCGCGATGTCCGGCTCACGACGCGGCTCAATGGGGCCGTCAGGCAAGATGCGTCGACCGCCTCGATGATCTTCGACATTCCCGTGCTGATCGAGTATATCAGCGCGGCCTTCACGCTCGAACCCGGCGATGTCATCGCGACGGGAACGCCAAGCGGCGTCGGACCGATGCAGATCGGCGACACCGTGGCTGTGGAGATCGAAGGGCTCGGCACGCTGACGAACCGCGTTGTTGCGGCGTCGTAG
- a CDS encoding FAD-dependent oxidoreductase has translation MASKHDYDFCVIGAGSAGFAGASIARSLGKSVVIAESTAPLAGLCILRGCMPSKTLLRSAEIAHLAAAASRFGIEAGTVRANVPAIVARKRRIIKEFADYRIEAIDNFPMLRGAVAFTGPQQLAVDGHEVRAKKYLIATGSEISVPKIPGLLDACYVTSDEVLELEALPPSVIVLGGGAVACELAQYLRRLGVEVTMLQRSHTLLSGEDPDVGRALASALTDEGMQIHTGTKILKVEKSGARKRVHFESTGVQMMVEADEIFVALGRKASVEGLRLDAAGIEYDAAGIHVDGHLRTTNPDVYAAGDVIKNSTQLVHVAVNEGQIAARNALSGAGLTIDYDLHGARAVFTDPQVAIAGLTERECKKRSLDYAMSMFPFDDLGKAIAIGATKGFIKVLAANDGTMLGVAIVGAEASDLIHECIALLYFKANVRDVMAMPHLHPTLAEILTYPAEDLCERLEHEEHALVTP, from the coding sequence ATGGCAAGCAAACACGACTATGATTTTTGCGTGATCGGTGCGGGGAGCGCCGGCTTTGCAGGTGCGTCGATCGCGCGCTCGCTCGGCAAGAGCGTCGTCATCGCCGAATCCACGGCGCCGTTGGCGGGATTGTGCATCTTGCGCGGCTGCATGCCTTCCAAGACGCTGCTGAGGAGCGCCGAAATAGCGCACTTGGCGGCGGCGGCTTCACGATTCGGCATCGAAGCCGGAACGGTGCGCGCCAACGTTCCCGCCATCGTAGCGCGCAAGCGGCGCATCATCAAGGAGTTCGCCGACTATCGCATCGAGGCCATCGACAACTTTCCCATGCTGCGCGGCGCCGTCGCGTTCACCGGACCGCAACAACTGGCCGTCGACGGACACGAAGTCCGGGCCAAGAAATATCTCATCGCGACGGGCTCCGAGATAAGCGTGCCCAAGATTCCCGGCCTGTTGGATGCGTGCTACGTCACGAGCGACGAGGTGTTGGAACTCGAGGCGCTGCCGCCGTCGGTCATCGTTTTAGGCGGCGGCGCCGTCGCGTGCGAATTGGCGCAATACTTGCGGCGCCTCGGCGTCGAGGTCACGATGCTTCAGCGCAGCCATACGCTTCTCTCGGGCGAGGACCCCGATGTCGGCCGCGCGCTCGCCAGTGCGCTCACCGACGAGGGCATGCAGATCCACACGGGCACGAAGATCTTGAAAGTGGAGAAATCGGGCGCGCGCAAGCGCGTGCATTTCGAGAGCACCGGCGTGCAGATGATGGTTGAAGCCGACGAGATCTTCGTGGCACTCGGACGGAAAGCGAGTGTCGAGGGGCTGCGCCTCGATGCGGCGGGGATCGAGTACGACGCTGCGGGCATCCATGTCGACGGCCATCTTCGCACGACGAACCCGGATGTCTATGCGGCGGGCGACGTGATCAAGAACAGCACCCAGCTCGTGCACGTGGCGGTGAATGAAGGCCAGATCGCCGCGCGCAACGCGCTGTCCGGCGCCGGCCTCACGATCGACTACGATCTGCACGGGGCGCGCGCCGTGTTCACGGACCCGCAAGTGGCGATCGCCGGCTTGACCGAGCGCGAGTGCAAAAAGCGCTCGTTGGACTATGCGATGTCGATGTTTCCGTTCGACGATCTCGGCAAAGCCATCGCGATCGGTGCGACCAAGGGCTTCATCAAGGTGCTCGCGGCAAACGACGGCACGATGCTCGGCGTCGCGATTGTCGGCGCGGAGGCGTCCGACCTCATCCACGAATGCATCGCGTTGCTCTACTTCAAGGCGAACGTCCGCGACGTGATGGCGATGCCCCATCTGCATCCGACGCTCGCCGAGATCCTGACATATCCGGCCGAAGATCTCTGCGAACGTCTCGAGCATGAAGAACATGCCCTCGTCACGCCGTAA